The following coding sequences are from one Planctomycetota bacterium window:
- a CDS encoding twin-arginine translocation signal domain-containing protein — MTNTLSRRAFLLGSAAAGVAGLSAGCVSNPAPTLEAAADRTLAVPAALSKPGSQVKVRLPGGGDVVLLWRTEIGFGAAALACAHCGADVFYNAQTGTLDCTTGTSRYRLDGTVLKGRSRIPLRAYLVDLAGERLKILG; from the coding sequence ATGACGAACACGCTTTCGCGTCGCGCCTTCCTTCTGGGCTCGGCCGCCGCGGGGGTCGCGGGGCTTTCGGCCGGCTGCGTCAGCAACCCCGCCCCCACGCTCGAGGCCGCGGCCGACCGGACGCTCGCGGTGCCGGCGGCGCTTTCGAAGCCCGGCTCCCAGGTGAAGGTCCGCCTGCCGGGCGGCGGCGACGTCGTGCTCCTCTGGCGCACGGAGATCGGCTTCGGGGCGGCGGCGCTGGCCTGCGCGCACTGCGGAGCCGACGTCTTCTACAACGCCCAGACCGGAACGCTCGACTGCACGACGGGCACGTCGCGCTACCGCCTGGACGGCACCGTCCTCAAGGGGCGTTCCCGGATCCCCCTGCGGGCGTATCTCGTGGACCTGGCGGGAGAGCGCCTGAAAATCCTCGGGTGA